The stretch of DNA AAGCAACTCTTATCCTGTTCCTGTACCTATGGCTGGCAGCTCTTCCTCAAAACTAGTAGTCTACGGAGCCATCGGGGCTAACGTGGCTATTGCCATTTCTAAATTTGTAGCGGCTTTTTTCACCGGTAGCGCCGCCATGATGTCGGAAGGCATTCACTCGCTGGTTGACAGTGGCAACGGCCTGCTGATTCTGTTTGGCATGAAGCGGAGCGAGCGGCCCGCCGATGCGCAGCACCCCTTCGGGTACAGCAAAGAAATCTATTTCTGGACGGTAATTGTGGCGGTCCTGATTTTTGCGGTGGGCGGCGGCATGTCGCTCTACAAGGGCTACCAATACCTGCAGCACCCAGTGCCCCTCACCGACCCCACCTGGAACTACTGGGTGCTAGGGCTGGCCATGCTGTTTGAGGGCATAGCCTGCTCCCTGGCCTACCGGGAGTTTCGCAAAACCCAGGGCAACTACGGCTTCTGGCAGGCCCTGCGCCTCAGCAAAGACCCCGCGGTATTCGCTATTCTACTCGAAGACCTAGCAGCCTTGGTAGGCCTGTTAATCGCGGTGGCCGGCATTTTCTTCGGCCACTTGCTCAATAACCTCTACCTAGATGGGGCCGCCTCCATGGCTATTGGGGCACTGCTGGTAGGCATGGCCGTATTCATGCTCCGTGAGGCTAAAGGCCTCCTCATTGGGGAAGGAGCCGATGCCGCCGTACTGCAAGATCTGGCAACTCTGGCGCACCAAGACCCCGCCGTGCTTTCCATGCGCGACCCACTTACCATGTACCTTGGCCCCCAAGATGCCGTGCTGGCCCTCGATATAGAATTCCACGACCACCTCTCGGCCGTGGAGGTTGAACAAGCCATTCACCGGCTGCAAAACAGCATTCAGGCCAAGCATCCACTGTTCAGGCGCATCTTCATTGAGGCTGCGGCTCCGCCAACCCCACTTTAAAGAGTTGCGTAGGACGGACACCCCGCTGCCTTCGGCGGAATCACCCAATTTACTCTTGCATGTCTGCGGGTTCTTCTAAAACTGCCATTTACGGAGCCATTGGGGCCAACGTGGCTATTGCCATTTCCAAGTTTGTAGCGGCTTTCTTCACTGGCAGCTCTGCTATGCTTTCAGAGGGTATTCACTCCCTGGTAGACAGTGGTAATGGGTTGCTTATTTTGTTTGGGGTGAAGCAGGCGGAGAAGCCCGCTGATGCCCGCCACCCTTTCGGGCGCAGTAAAGAACTCTACTTCTGGTCGCTGATTGTGGCCATTCTGGTGTTTTCAGTGGGCGGCGGCATGTCGTTTTATGAGGGCGTAGAACATCTCAAGCACCCCTCTCCCATTACTGACCCCACCTGGAATTACTGGGTGCTAGGCCTGTCTATGCTGTTTGAGGGTATTTCCTGCTTTCTGGCGCTGCGCGAATTCAATAAGGAGCGCGGCGACATGGGCTTCTGGGCTACGCTGGGCCGCAGCAAGGACCCCTCCATCTTTGCCATTCTGATGGAGGATATGGCCGCATTGCTGGGCCTGGTCATTGCGTTGGCGGGCGTATACTTCGGGCACCTGCTCAACAACCCGTATTTTGATGGGGGCGCCTCTATTTGCATTGGCATTTTGCTGGTGTCAGTGGCCATTTTCCTGATTTATAAAACAAAAGGCCTACTGGTAGGCGAGGGCTCCGACGACGAAACTCTTGACAGTCTGGAGGCCATTGCCCGGCAGCAGCGCGGTGTGGAGCAGGTACGCCGCCCACTTACTATGTATATGGGCCCCCACGATGTGGTACTGGCTCTCGATGTAGAATTTCACGACCATCTCTCGGCCGTGGAGGTAGAGCGCAGTGTAGATGCCTTGCAGGATGCCATCCGGGCCAAGCACCCCGAGTTTAAGCGTATCTTCATTGAAGCCAAAGGGTTATCTGGTAAGCAGCGGGGCTCCTTTGCATCTGATCTGCCGGTGTCACCACAGATCTAGCGCGTAACCTTCAAGCTCTGCCATTCGTCTTTTACACTAATAATCAGAGGCTTACACACTTTACTGGAAGGTAGGACTGGTTATTCTGATTACCAGGGGCGTTGTACACGCATTACTTCCCAATTCACTTTACCCCTCGTTCTATGCAACAGAACCTTACCACAACTTCGCCTTTTAAGAGCTTCTGGATGGGCGGTTTCGAATGCACAGATCAGCTGAATGCTTTTGGACACCGCGTAGATTTCCTGCCTCTGACCGGGCATCTTCCGCTACTGGACGAGGACTACACGCTGCTGCAGAATTTTACCATTGGCACCGTGCGCGAAGGCATCCGGTGGAGCCAGGTGGAGAAAACGCCTTACCATTATGACTGGAGCACCGTGCAGGTAATGCTGGATGCCGGCCGCCGCCACGGTATTCAGCAGGTGTGGGACCTGTGCCACTTCGGCTACCCCGACGACCTGACGCCGTTGCACCCTATGTTTGCCCGGCGCTTTGCCTTTTTGTGCCGGGCCTTCGTGGACTTCTACCGTCAGCAGCGCCCCGACGATGTGTTGATTGTGACCCCCATTAACGAAGTAAGCTTTATGAGCTGGCTTGGCGGTGATGTGCGCGGCACTAGCCCCTACTGCGTAGGCCAGGGCTGGGAGGTGAAGCGCGGGCTGATGCGGGCATACATTGAGGGAGTAGCTGCTTTACAGGAAGCTGACCCCACCATTCGTATTCTCACCACTGAGCCTCTGATTAACATTGTGCCACGGTTTGGAGCCAGGAAAGATGAGGTGCAGCGGGCCCGGGAATTTCATAAAAACCAGTACCAGAGCGTGGACATGCTCTGCGGGCGGCTGTGCCCTGAGCTAGGAGGCCAACCCGAGTACCTTGATCTGCTTGGGTTTAACTATTACTACGATAATCAGTGGCAGCTCCACCCTCACCAGACGCTGCCCTGGGTAAACGAAAGCAACGACCCACGCTGGCGGCCATTGCGCTCCTTACTGACTGAGGCTCACAAACGCTACAAGCGGCCCGTAGTACTCACCGAAACCAGCCACCCTGGCCTAGACCGCCCCTCCTGGATTAAAATGATAGCCGAAGAAGCCGCCGCTACCATTAAGGCCGGTGTGCCTTTGCTGGGCGTGTGCCTCTATCCTATCATCGACCGTCCTGACTGGGACCACCTCAC from Hymenobacter taeanensis encodes:
- a CDS encoding cation diffusion facilitator family transporter, with translation MAGSSSSKLVVYGAIGANVAIAISKFVAAFFTGSAAMMSEGIHSLVDSGNGLLILFGMKRSERPADAQHPFGYSKEIYFWTVIVAVLIFAVGGGMSLYKGYQYLQHPVPLTDPTWNYWVLGLAMLFEGIACSLAYREFRKTQGNYGFWQALRLSKDPAVFAILLEDLAALVGLLIAVAGIFFGHLLNNLYLDGAASMAIGALLVGMAVFMLREAKGLLIGEGADAAVLQDLATLAHQDPAVLSMRDPLTMYLGPQDAVLALDIEFHDHLSAVEVEQAIHRLQNSIQAKHPLFRRIFIEAAAPPTPL
- a CDS encoding cation diffusion facilitator family transporter → MSAGSSKTAIYGAIGANVAIAISKFVAAFFTGSSAMLSEGIHSLVDSGNGLLILFGVKQAEKPADARHPFGRSKELYFWSLIVAILVFSVGGGMSFYEGVEHLKHPSPITDPTWNYWVLGLSMLFEGISCFLALREFNKERGDMGFWATLGRSKDPSIFAILMEDMAALLGLVIALAGVYFGHLLNNPYFDGGASICIGILLVSVAIFLIYKTKGLLVGEGSDDETLDSLEAIARQQRGVEQVRRPLTMYMGPHDVVLALDVEFHDHLSAVEVERSVDALQDAIRAKHPEFKRIFIEAKGLSGKQRGSFASDLPVSPQI
- a CDS encoding amine oxidase gives rise to the protein MQQNLTTTSPFKSFWMGGFECTDQLNAFGHRVDFLPLTGHLPLLDEDYTLLQNFTIGTVREGIRWSQVEKTPYHYDWSTVQVMLDAGRRHGIQQVWDLCHFGYPDDLTPLHPMFARRFAFLCRAFVDFYRQQRPDDVLIVTPINEVSFMSWLGGDVRGTSPYCVGQGWEVKRGLMRAYIEGVAALQEADPTIRILTTEPLINIVPRFGARKDEVQRAREFHKNQYQSVDMLCGRLCPELGGQPEYLDLLGFNYYYDNQWQLHPHQTLPWVNESNDPRWRPLRSLLTEAHKRYKRPVVLTETSHPGLDRPSWIKMIAEEAAATIKAGVPLLGVCLYPIIDRPDWDHLTPWHRAGLWDADLSHPEPGLTRVLHEPSAEALRLAQAQVAAAQPPISKRRLAQAIPSV